In a genomic window of Helianthus annuus cultivar XRQ/B chromosome 10, HanXRQr2.0-SUNRISE, whole genome shotgun sequence:
- the LOC110880758 gene encoding ATP-dependent DNA helicase PIF1-like: protein MEAIEKGDGGVFFVYGYGGTRKTFLWKTFLAALRSKSEVVLNVASSGIASLLLDGGRTAHSRFVIPININENTELGDLTKRATLIIWDEAPMTHKHCFEALDRTMRDISRSSQPNMQSKPFGGKVILFGGDFRQILPVIPKGTRTMIVDASYIWRHCQILKLTENMRLRVGCQEADLKEIKEFGEWILKLGDGLLGEENDGEIDIEIPDDLLIHDQVNPISSLISFIYPDMNKFLWDLTYFQQRAILAPTNEVVDSINKELLESLPGEEKVYFSSDSLCQSEEESELNMALFPPDVLNNLRLSGLPNHKLVLKLGAPLMLLRNIDHANGLCNGTRLQVTKLGKVVIEAKIITGTNIGHHTLISRLKMTPSDKRIAVKISRRQFPLSLCFAMTTNKSQGQSLERVGLYLPRPLFSHGQLYVDVYRVKSRNGLKILICDKEKRVCTTTTNVVYKEVLQNL, encoded by the coding sequence ATGGAAGCGATTGAAAAAGGTGATGGAGGTGTGTTTTTTGTATATGGTTATGGTGGAACTAGAAAGACATTTCTTTGGAAGACATTCTTAGCTGCATTACGATCAAAAAGTGAAGTTGTATTGAATGTTGCATCCAGTGGAATTGCTTCACTTTTGCTGGATGGTGGTAGAACTGCTCATTCAAGGTTTGTAATTCCAATCAACATTAATGAGAATACTGAGTTAGGTGATTTAACTAAAAGAGCAACATTGATTATTTGGGATGAAGCACCTATGACTCACAAGCATTGTTTCGAGGCTCTTGATAGAACAATGAGAGACATATCACGTTCCAGTCAACCGAACATGCAATCTAAGCCATTTGGGGGAAAGGTAATTCTATTTGGTGGTGATTTTAGACAAATTCTTCCGGTCATCCCTAAAGGTACCAGAACAATGATAGTCGATGCTTCTTATATATGGCGGCACTGTCAAATACTAAAGCTAACTGAGAATATGAGATTAAGAGTTGGTTGTCAGGAAGCAGATTTGAAAGAAATAAAGGAATTTGGAGAATGGATTTTAAAGCTTGGTGATGGTCTGCTTGGTGAAGAAAATGATGGTGAGATTGATATTGAAATACCAGATGATTTACTTATTCATGACCAAGTCAATCCTATTTCTTCTCTCATTTCATTTATATATCCGGACATGAATAAGTTTTTGTGGGATTTAACGTATTTCCAACAAAGAGCGATTCTTGCTCCAACTAATGAAGTAGTGGATTCAATAAATAAAGAGTTATTAGAGAGTCTGCCTGGTGAAGAAAAGGTTTATTTTAGTTCAGATAGTTTATGCCAATCGGAAGAAGAATCAGAGCTTAATATGGCATTGTTTCCTCCTGATGTGTTAAACAATCTTCGTTTATCTGGTTTACCTAACCATAAATTAGTACTGAAACTTGGTGCTCCACTGATGTTACTCAGAAACATTGATCATGCAAATGGATTGTGTAATGGTACCCGTTTACAAGTCACGAAGCTCGGAAAAGTTGTGATTGAAGCAAAAATTATCACAGGGACTAATATAggtcatcatactttgatttcaagACTGAAGATGACACCTTCTGATAAAAGAATAGCAGTGAAGATTTCTCGAAGACAATTCCCACTTTCACTGTGTTTTGCTATGACAACAAATAAAAGTCAAGGACAATCATTGGAGCGTGTTGGTTTATATCTTCCACGTCCATTGTTTAGTCATGGCCAGCTCTATGTTGATGTATATAGAGTAAAAAGTAGGAATGGgttaaaaattttgatttgtgaTAAAGAGAAACGAGTCTGTACAACCACTACTAATGTGGTTTACAAAGAAGTTTTACAAAATCTATGA